In one window of Balaenoptera musculus isolate JJ_BM4_2016_0621 chromosome 10, mBalMus1.pri.v3, whole genome shotgun sequence DNA:
- the AMIGO2 gene encoding amphoterin-induced protein 2, whose protein sequence is MSLRLHALPTLPGVVRPGCRELLCLLVITVTVSRGASGVCPTACICATDIVSCTNKNLSKVPGNLFRLIKRLDLSYNRIGLLDSEWIPVSFVKLNTLIIRHNNITSISMDSFSTTPNLKCLDLSSNKLKTVKSAVFQELKVLEVLLLYNNHISYLDPSAFGGLSQLQKLYLSGNFLTQFPMDLYVGRFKLAELMFLDVSYNRISSLPMHHINLVPGKQLRGIYLHGNPFVCDCSLYSLLIFWYRRHFSSVMDFKNDYTCCLWSDARHFHQVLLLQDSFMNCSDSIINGSFRALGFILEAQVGERLIVHCDSKTGNVNTDFMWVGPDNRVLEPDKEIENFHVFPNGSLVIESPRFEDAGVYSCVAMNRPRLLNETVDITINVSNFTVNRSHAHEAFNTAFTTLAACVASIVLVLLYLYLTPCPCKCKPKRRKNMLNQSNAHASVLTPGPESNAPADERKAGAGKRVVFLEPLKDTATGQNGKVRLFPSETAIAEGILKSTRVKSDSDSVNSVFSDTPFVAST, encoded by the coding sequence ATGTCTTTACGTTTACACGCACTGCCCACCCTGCCTGGAGTTGTCAGACCGGGCTGCAGGGAACTGCTGTGTTTGTTGGTGATCACGGTGACTGTGAGCCGTGGGGCCTCCGGGGTGTGCCCCACCGCTTGCATCTGTGCCACTGACATCGTCAGCTGCACCAACAAAAACCTGTCCAAGGTGCCTGGGAACCTTTTCAGACTGATCAAGAGACTGGATCTGAGTTATAACAGAATTGGGCTTCTGGATTCTGAGTGGATTCCGGTATCGTTTGTAAAGCTGAACACCCTCATTATTCGGCATAACAACATCACGAGCATTTCTATGGACAGTTTTTCCACCACTCCAAATCTGAAGTGTCTTGACTTATCATCCAACAAGCTGAAGACTGTGAAAAGTGCAGTGTTCCAAGAGTTGAAGGTTCTGGAAGTGCTCCTGCTTTACAACAATCACATTTCCTATCTCGACCCTTCAGCGTTTGGAGGGCTCTCCCAACTGCAAAAACTCTACTTAAGTGGAAACTTTCTCACGCAGTTTCCCATGGATTTGTACGTTGGAAGGTTCAAGCTGGCAGAACTGATGTTTCTAGATGTTTCTTATAACCGGATCTCCTCCCTGCCGATGCATCATATAAATTTAGTGCCAGGAAAGCAGCTGAGAGGCATCTACCTTCATGGAAACCCATTTGTCTGTGACTGTTCCCTTTACTCGTTGCTGATCTTTTGGTATCGCAGGCACTTCAGCTCAGTGATGGATTTTAAGAATGATTATACCTGTTGCTTGTGGTCTGACGCTAGGCACTTCCATCAGGTGCTTCTGCTGCAGGATAGCTTTATGAACTGCTCTGACAGTATCATCAATGGTTCCTTCCGTGCCCTTGGCTTTATTCTTGAGGCTCAAGTGGGGGAAAGGCTGATTGTCCACTGTGATAGCAAGACTGGTAACGTGAATACCGATTTCATGTGGGTCGGTCCAGATAACAGAGTGCTGGAGCCcgataaagagatagaaaacttTCACGTATTTCCCAATGGAAGTCTGGTTATAGAAAGTCCTCGTTTTGAGGATGCTGGAGTGTATTCCTGTGTTGCAATGAATCGGCCACGTCTGTTAAATGAAACTGTGGATATCACAATAAACGTGAGCAATTTCACCGTAAACAGATCCCATGCTCACGAGGCATTTAACACAGCTTTTACCACTCTTGCAGCCTGTGTGGCCAGCATTGTTTTGGTACTTCTGTACCTCTATCTGACACCGTGTCCCTGCAAATGTAAACCCAAGAGACGAAAAAATATGCTAAACCAAAGCAATGCCCATGCATCTGTTCTCACTCCTGGCCCTGAAAGCAATGCCCCCGCCGATGAACGGAAGGCAGGGGCCGGGAAAAGAGTGGTGTTTTTGGAACCCCTGAAGGATACTGCGACAGGGCAGAATGGGAAAGTCAGGCTCTTTCCCAGTGAAACGGCCATAGCTGAGGGCATCTTAAAGTCCACGAGGGTGAAATCTGACTCAGATTCAGTCAATTCAGTGTTTTCAGACACACCCTTTGTGGCGTCCACTTAA